A portion of the Acidobacteriaceae bacterium genome contains these proteins:
- the uraD gene encoding 2-oxo-4-hydroxy-4-carboxy-5-ureidoimidazoline decarboxylase, with protein sequence MALNFTPSSNPILEAWNRTEQDTAMHTILPCNGSQAWAIGVVNEYPYDTPEELFASADKVWWSLSEKDWQEAFDSHPRIGEAKAKAATEKSLTWSEGEQAAANPDAAVKAKLAEANKEYEQKFGRIFIVCATGKSAAEMLAILEARMSNDANTELKEAAEQQRQITQLRLRKWLELPLNYGTMSKGAK encoded by the coding sequence ATGGCGCTGAACTTTACCCCATCCTCGAACCCGATTCTCGAAGCCTGGAACCGCACAGAGCAAGATACGGCCATGCATACGATCCTGCCATGCAACGGCTCACAAGCGTGGGCCATTGGCGTGGTGAATGAGTATCCGTACGACACACCGGAAGAGCTTTTTGCTTCCGCCGATAAGGTCTGGTGGTCGCTGAGCGAGAAGGACTGGCAGGAGGCGTTCGACTCGCATCCTCGCATTGGCGAAGCGAAGGCCAAGGCTGCGACGGAGAAGTCGCTGACGTGGAGCGAAGGCGAACAGGCTGCAGCGAACCCGGATGCTGCGGTCAAGGCGAAGCTTGCGGAGGCGAACAAGGAGTACGAGCAGAAGTTCGGCCGCATCTTCATCGTTTGCGCCACGGGCAAGTCTGCCGCAGAGATGCTGGCAATTCTGGAAGCCCGCATGAGCAACGATGCGAACACGGAGCTGAAGGAAGCCGCGGAGCAGCAGCGGCAGATTACACAGCTTCGCTTGCGCAAGTGGCTCGAGCTTCCGCTGAATTACGGCACAAT